One stretch of Lytechinus variegatus isolate NC3 chromosome 17, Lvar_3.0, whole genome shotgun sequence DNA includes these proteins:
- the LOC121430620 gene encoding uncharacterized protein LOC121430620, with product MIKLCMHQKSLKLDRLAKQSPLLQDEPTRDDNSTESRTVINLSSYELRKEEKETLQLGLSYCPPQQLDAIQLCKDTSDFNRRIKLREYFSANDNGSGETSRKEPPPPCQPSLTKPKWTPPEGRNVYIDRFTANIENQLDHFLHNARQPETSVTEKMQRKSITSLKNNRDIIIKPADKGGAVVVQDITSYKEEVTRQLSDNTFYETLSKDPTDEFRELAQKCVDEIPGSGISLPKEPIVSQFYLLPKVHKLSKMVTKETNQEYTNAESIIAAAKEHSIIPPGRPIVSSIGSLTEPMSQFIDRKLQPYLPKIKSYIKDTTDFLKKIQSVQIAPGSTLVTMDVQSLYTNIPHREGVQAIRKFLNRHAIVDETLDVDALAHMVEFILTHNHFEYDDNHYLQKQGTAMGTKMAPAYASIFMAVLEEEFQTNQPQKPTLYARYIDDIFMIWEHSDESLAKFHNDFNSCSESIKFTMENSKKEINFLDVSVSIDHETNTLNTSVYRKPTDSLSYLRLDSFHPKHIKQSIVYSQMLRFRRIISKDDEFDRQALILGRQFIRRGYPPKLISETIRRVKKKSRKDLLNKDRLVNEKKRLPLVTTFHPDTKKFVKQVRQEWRSLALDPKLGKIVGENPLHAQRQPPNLRKLLVSTRLPTPERPRGNIPCDKPRCQICKHIVTDTTIRIAKNVTLHPQRHDCDASNVLYCLLCARCPQAIYIGETSTKFRMRFNNHKSSIQKKRTDLPVARHFCLPGHSLADVKVCIFGGGYKSADERRTAELRIIVKCRSFEGDGMNRDLGFLSGYSFFR from the coding sequence ATGATTAAGCTCTGCATGCACCAGAAATCCCTGAAACTTGATCGTCTCGCCAAACAATCCCCGCTTCTCCAAGATGAACCAACTCGGGATGACAACTCTACTGAAAGTAGAACAGTTATCAATCTGTCGTCTTATGAGctgaggaaggaagagaaggagaCTCTCCAACTGGGTTTATCATACTGCCCTCCCCAACAGCTGGATGCTATTCAGTTATGCAAGGATACTTCAGACTTCAACAGACGTATCAAACTCCGGGAGTACTTCAGTGCAAATGACAACGGATCTGGCGAAACTTCGAGGAAGGAACCACCACCACCGTGTCAGCCTTCATTGACCAAGCCTAAGTGGACTCCACCAGAAGGGAGGAACGTCTACATTGACAGATTCACAGCCAACATCGAAAACCAACTCGACCACTTCCTTCACAATGCCCGGCAGCCTGAAACCAGTGTGACTGAGAAGATGCAACGTAAGTCTATCACCTCCCTCAAGAACAATAGAGATATTATTATCAAGCCCGCTGATAAAGGCGGTGCTGTAGTAGTGCAAGATATAACTTCCTACAAAGAAGAAGTAACTAGGCAACTTTCGGACAATACATTTTACGAAACTCTATCTAAAGACCCTACTGATGAATTTCGTGAACTAGCTCAGAAATGTGTTGATGAAATTCCAGGTAGTGGTATATCTTTACCCAAAGAACCTATAGTCAGTCAGTTTTACTTACTACCTAAAGTGCATAAGCTGTCTAAAATGGTGACGAAGGAAACCAATCAAGAATACACTAATGCTGAATCAATTATTGCAGCAGCGAAAGAGCACTCTATCATTCCACCAGGTAGACCTATAGTTTCGAGTATTGGTTCTCTTACCGAGCCAATGTCTCAGTTTATTGATAGGAAACTTCAACCGTACCTACCTAAAATAAAGAGCTATATCAAGGATACTActgatttcttgaaaaaaatccagTCAGTTCAAATTGCCCCTGGTTCTACCCTCGTCACCATGGATGTACAGAGTCTCTACACTAATATACCCCATAGAGAGGGTGTCCAGGCTATCCGCAAATTTCTTAACAGGCATGCTATTGTGGACGAGACCTTGGATGTAGACGCTTTAGCTCATATGGTTGAATTCATATTAACGCACAATCATTTCGAATATGATGACAACCACTATCTCCAAAAGCAGGGTACAGCCATGGGCACAAAAATGGCACCCGCATATGCTAGCATTTTCATGGCTGTACTAGAAGAGGAATTTCAGACAAATCAACCTCAAAAACCAACACTATATGCTCGGTATATAGATGACATATTCATGATTTGGGAACATTCTGACGAATCACTAGCCAAGTTCCACAACGATTTCAATTCATGCAGTGAAAGCATTAAATTCACAATGGAAAACTCAAAGAAGGAAATCAATTTTCTAGATGTATCCGTTTCTATCGACCACGAAACGAACACTTTGAATACATCTGTGTACCGTAAGCCAACTGATTCCTTGTCATATTTGAGATTAGATTCTTTCCATCCAAAACACATAAAGCAATCAATTGTTTATAGTCAGATGCTACGCTTTCGACGTATCATATCTAAGGATGATGAGTTTGACAGACAGGCCCTTATACTAGGCAGACAATTCATAAGGAGAGGGTATCCTCCCAAATTGATATCAGAGACTATTCGGAGAGTAAAGAAGAAATCTCGTAAAGATCTTCTTAATAAGGACCGTTTGGTCAATGAGAAGAAACGACTCCCTCTAGTGACCACTTTCCATCCCGATACCAAGAAATTCGTAAAACAGGTCAGGCAGGAATGGCGATCATTGGCTCTAGATCCCAAGCTAGGGAAAATAGTCGGAGAAAACCCTCTTCATGCTCAACGTCAACCTCCCAATCTGAGGAAATTGCTTGTGAGCACCAGACTCCCGACACCTGAGCGTCCAAGAGGTAACATACCTTGTGACAAACCCagatgtcaaatctgtaaacatATCGTTACTGACACCACAATTAGAATTGCTAAGAATGTTACTCTGCACCCGCAGAGACATGACTGCGATGCCAGTAACGTGCTTTACTGTTTACTCTGCGCACGCTGCCCCCAAGCAATCTATATTGGTGAAACCAGCACGAAATTCCGAATGCGCTTCAATAACCACAAATCATCTATTCAGAAGAAACGTACCGACCTTCCTGTTGCCAGACATTTCTGCCTTCCTGGACATTCGTTAGCGGATGTGAAAGTGTGCATATTTGGGGGAGGATACAAATCAGCGGACGAGAGAAGAACCGCTGAACTACGAATAATTGTTAAATGTAGGAGCTTTGAGGGTGATGGTATGAACCGAGATCTGGGATTCCTAAGCGGATATTCATTCTTTCGTTAG
- the LOC121430814 gene encoding uncharacterized protein LOC121430814 has product MFKMVSYLFLLFGFSFSSLGQSVAESSEGTALSCEPLEVPVNGAIDGYIFNEGTTIKFICFPGHELNGSEALTCERASETNTTSWSDEEPLCQPSIRETLWFRIVIDLAAVVVALMIIILVFLIARYIRRRRRGIFHHWKPPTVRSSIRTSHTLRNEGHHVRFQVQSSPPAISQGENGSGIPSGEDADVEEVTGVVSQVAHLAVESNGTLQAPGTSVDAGGTNSVDTVTVDQEVLPSMTVCAVSEIQKVRKGSLDESVPAVSTPHRLEEFNPAVSSPNHDSNITPDPTCPMERSGFSSKMDKEEAESSETEDRVTSNAVIGQTPQSAESAGSDSGANITEPIVIKPAVRPRNSIIYNPFASGSAAKHKKDDAQSIKGSLLRKKTTKDFISAPMQQAQPSNPKKTFKRVEGNNQERNDHSSFKNNARFSQYDVSASVKPKAAKRGLVTRSCIQTDLNGQAFLGGTGFEPIYATPELVQPEVISKPSAPSPDDLEKGYCSLRVGLQDEYSDSRLGPSENLHYGEENNVDVGRDEQGYCSLRVGPQDEYCDLRLGPSENLHDGEENNADEGRNATRTRITSEKEVQEQDDDYAELRVGESESPLDRCKGTPANTECSERSSMEVVTQNQRSDIYEMVEIGGT; this is encoded by the exons ATGTTCAAAATGGTGTCTTACTTATTCTTATTGTTCGGGTTCAGCTTTTCGAGCCTCGGTCAAAGTGTTGCTGAAAGCTCGGAGG gcactgcacttTCATGTGAACCACTGGAGGTACCCGTAAACGGTGCAATAGACGGGTATATCTTCAATGAGGGAACAACGATCAAGTTCATCTGTTTTCCTGGTCACGAGCTCAATGGATCAGAGGCCCTAACGTGTGAACGTGCTTCTGAGACTAATACAACATCATGGTCTGATGAGGAACCCTTATGCCAACCTTCCATCAGGGAAACAC TGTGGTTTCGAATTGTGATTGATTTAGCAGCGGTCGTGGTAGCATTGATGATCATCATTCTAGTTTTCTT GATTGCCCGTTATATCCGGAGGCGGCGTCGGGGAATATTCCATCACTGGAAACCACCAACAGTACGTTCCTCCATAAGAACGTCACACACGCTTCGCAATGAAGGACACCATGTCCGCTTTCAAGTTCAGTCTAGTCCACCAGCGATATCACAAGGTGAAAACGGCTCAGGCATTCCAAGTGGAGAGGATGCCGATGTTGAGGAAGTCACTGGGGTTGTATCTCAAGTAGCTCATCTGGCTGTTGAAAGCAATGGTACGTTGCAAGCACCAGGTACGTCAGTTGATGCCGGGGGTACCAACTCTGTCGATACTGTGACCGTTGATCAAGAAGTGCTTCCATCGATGACTGTTTGTGCCGTGTCTGAGATACAGAAGGTACGCAAAGGTTCCTTGGATGAGTCAGTTCCTGCAGTCTCTACACCGCACCGCCTGGAGGAATTCAACCCTGCGGTTTCTTCACCAAACCATGATTCAAATATTACACCAGATCCGACATGTCCAATGGAAAGATCAGGATTCTCTTCTAAGATGGATAAGGAAGAAGCTGAATCATCAGAAACAGAAGATCGCGTGACAAGCAACGCTGTAATTGGCCAAACGCCACAATCTGCGGAATCAGCAGGATCAGATTCTGGTGCAAATATTACGGAACCAATTGTCATCAAACCTGCAGTTCGACCAAGAAATAGCATTATCTATAACCCTTTTGCATCTGGTTCGGCTGCTAAGCATAAGAAAGATGATGCACAATCCATCAAAGGTTCACTACTACGAAAGAAAACTACTAAAGATTTCATTTCAGCTCCTATGCAGCAGGCCCAGCCATCAAATCCTAAAAAGACATTTAAAAGGGTAGAAGGCAACAACCAAGAAAGAAATGACCATTCATCATTCAAGAACAATGCCAGGTTTTCCCAATACGATGTAAGCGCTTCGGTGAAGCCTAAAGCTGCTAAAAGAGGTCTCGTCACTCGCAGCTGCATCCAGACTGATCTTAACGGTCAGGCTTTCCTAGGTGGGACAGGTTTCGAACCAATTTATGCAACTCCTGAACTAGTTCAACCGGAAGTGATCTCAAAGCCCTCTGCACCAAGTCCTGACGACTTAGAAAAGGGATACTGTTCTTTGCGGGTGGGGCTTCAGGATGAATATAGCGACTCCAGACTCGGGCCATCGGAGAACCTCCATTATGGGGAAGAGAACAACGTCGATGTAGGACGAGATGAACAAGGATACTGTTCTTTGCGGGTAGGGCCCCAGGATGAATATTGCGACCTCAGATTAGGGCCATCGGAGAATCTCCATGATGGGGAAGAGAACAACGCCGATGAAGGACGAAATGCAACTAGGACCAGGATCACATCAGAGAAAGAAGTACAAGAGCAGGATGATGACTATGCGGAGCTCCGGGTTGGTGAGAGCGAATCGCCTTTGGATCGGTGTAAAGGAACACCAGCAAATACCGAGTGTTCGGAGAGATCATCGATGGAAGTAGTTACCCAAAACCAAAGGAGTGATATTTATGAGATGGTAGAAATTGGTGGTACTTAA